The following proteins are encoded in a genomic region of Cyclonatronum proteinivorum:
- the efp gene encoding elongation factor P: MPKVSTADFRNGMTIIVNNQLYNIIEFQHVKPGKGPAFVRTKLKGVETAKIIDKTFRSGETMESVRIERHPYQFLYFDGSLYHFMHTQTYEQIALVPEIVDRPEFMKESQEVTVCINAEASKILFTEMADHVTLTVTQTDPGVKGDTAQGGSKPATLETGAVVQVPLFISEGELVKVDTRTRTYLERAKN, from the coding sequence ATGCCTAAAGTATCGACTGCTGATTTCAGAAACGGCATGACCATCATCGTTAACAATCAGCTTTATAACATCATTGAATTTCAGCATGTAAAACCGGGCAAGGGACCTGCATTCGTCCGTACCAAGCTGAAGGGCGTTGAAACTGCAAAAATTATTGATAAAACATTCCGTTCGGGTGAAACCATGGAATCGGTTCGCATTGAGCGTCACCCGTATCAGTTTCTCTATTTCGATGGTAGTCTGTATCATTTCATGCACACGCAAACCTATGAACAAATTGCGCTTGTGCCTGAAATTGTAGACCGACCTGAATTTATGAAGGAGAGTCAGGAAGTGACGGTTTGTATCAATGCAGAAGCCTCCAAAATTCTGTTTACCGAAATGGCAGATCACGTTACGCTCACCGTAACGCAGACAGATCCGGGTGTTAAAGGGGATACTGCACAAGGAGGATCAAAGCCGGCTACCCTTGAAACCGGCGCAGTTGTACAGGTGCCGCTTTTCATTAGTGAAGGCGAGCTTGTAAAGGTTGATACCCGTACCCGCACATATCTTGAAAGAGCAAAAAACTAA
- the metG gene encoding methionine--tRNA ligase: MSKRILVTAALPYANGPLHLGHMAGAYLPSDLYARYKRLAGDEVLFICGSDEHGVPITIAADKEGVSPQEIVDRYHNINKKAFEDFGISFDYYGRTSSSTHRDFSRRFFKTLYEKGVFVKKTEQQYFDVKAGMFLADRYIKGTCPKCGYEESYGDQCEKCGTALSPTELINPKSMLSGEVPEMRETEHWYIPLGQYESWLKEWISDQTDWKTNVLGQCNSWLDSGLTDRAVTRDLKWGVPVPLEGADGKVLYVWFDAPIGYISASVEWAAQIGDPEGWKLFWQDEDTELVHFIGKDNIVFHCIIFPVMLRAHGSYVLPKNVPANEYLNLENQKLSTSRGWAVWLHEYLEHFEPDLLRYALTATMPETKDSDFQWKDFQSRINNDLADVFGNFVFRTFSFIGRFFDGKMPPLINPTSQDLDMLDEIRLTGARIAQAYERFRFKEAAQLTIGLARAGNKYFTETEPWHTRKSNMDACGNTLHVSAQVVAALSVYFEPILPDACKKLKAALNFSFNGLMLWEEVKPDMIPVGQEISAMEILFKKIEDEAIENQTELLKAKSAAVTGTQPEEEYEAEKDTIVFDDFLKLDLRAAEILEAEKVPKSKKLLKIKINIGYEERIIVSGIAEYHKPEDIIGKRVAVVANLKARKIMGIESRGMILMAHDAKDGLRFVETKAAPGSCIN; the protein is encoded by the coding sequence ATGTCAAAAAGAATTCTTGTCACCGCCGCCCTTCCTTACGCCAATGGCCCGCTCCATCTTGGGCACATGGCTGGCGCCTATCTGCCTTCTGATCTCTACGCCCGTTACAAGCGCCTTGCCGGCGACGAAGTTCTGTTCATTTGTGGTTCTGATGAGCACGGCGTTCCCATTACCATTGCAGCCGATAAGGAAGGCGTTTCACCGCAGGAAATCGTTGACCGCTACCACAATATTAATAAGAAGGCGTTCGAAGATTTCGGCATTTCCTTTGATTATTACGGCCGCACAAGCTCGTCAACACACCGGGATTTTTCCCGCAGGTTTTTCAAGACACTTTATGAAAAAGGGGTGTTCGTTAAGAAAACGGAGCAGCAATATTTTGACGTAAAAGCCGGCATGTTCCTTGCCGACCGCTACATAAAGGGGACCTGCCCCAAGTGCGGCTACGAGGAATCCTACGGAGATCAGTGTGAGAAATGCGGAACTGCGCTGTCGCCGACCGAGCTCATCAATCCCAAAAGCATGCTGAGCGGTGAAGTGCCTGAAATGCGGGAAACCGAGCATTGGTACATCCCCTTGGGTCAGTATGAAAGCTGGCTCAAAGAATGGATAAGCGATCAGACGGACTGGAAAACCAATGTGCTCGGGCAGTGCAACAGCTGGCTTGATTCCGGACTGACGGACCGCGCAGTTACCCGTGACCTGAAATGGGGGGTTCCGGTTCCGCTCGAAGGAGCTGATGGAAAAGTCCTTTACGTTTGGTTTGACGCCCCTATCGGATACATCTCCGCTTCGGTTGAATGGGCTGCGCAAATCGGTGATCCGGAAGGATGGAAGCTGTTCTGGCAGGATGAAGATACCGAGCTTGTACATTTCATCGGAAAAGACAACATTGTGTTTCACTGCATTATTTTTCCGGTGATGCTGAGGGCGCACGGCAGCTACGTGCTCCCCAAAAATGTGCCTGCCAACGAGTACCTGAATCTCGAAAATCAAAAACTAAGCACATCCCGCGGCTGGGCGGTTTGGCTGCATGAATACCTGGAACATTTCGAGCCGGATCTACTCCGCTACGCGCTTACCGCAACCATGCCGGAAACCAAAGACAGCGACTTTCAGTGGAAAGACTTTCAAAGCCGGATTAACAATGATCTGGCCGATGTTTTCGGAAACTTTGTCTTTCGCACCTTCTCCTTCATAGGCCGGTTTTTCGACGGAAAAATGCCACCACTGATAAATCCAACGTCTCAGGATTTGGACATGCTTGATGAAATCAGGCTTACCGGTGCACGCATTGCCCAAGCGTATGAGCGCTTCCGGTTTAAGGAAGCGGCACAGCTTACCATCGGCCTTGCGCGGGCCGGGAACAAGTATTTCACCGAAACCGAGCCCTGGCATACCCGCAAGTCCAATATGGATGCCTGCGGCAACACCCTTCACGTGAGCGCGCAGGTCGTAGCCGCTTTATCGGTGTATTTTGAGCCCATTCTGCCCGATGCCTGCAAAAAGCTGAAGGCTGCGCTCAACTTCAGTTTCAACGGACTCATGCTGTGGGAGGAAGTCAAACCCGACATGATTCCTGTCGGACAGGAAATTTCCGCTATGGAAATCCTTTTCAAAAAAATCGAGGATGAAGCCATCGAAAATCAAACGGAGCTCCTGAAAGCTAAGTCCGCCGCTGTTACGGGCACGCAGCCGGAAGAAGAGTATGAAGCTGAAAAAGACACCATCGTTTTTGACGACTTCCTGAAACTTGATCTCCGGGCTGCCGAAATTCTGGAAGCTGAGAAAGTCCCCAAATCCAAAAAACTACTCAAAATCAAGATCAATATTGGGTACGAAGAGCGGATCATTGTGAGCGGGATTGCGGAATATCACAAGCCGGAAGACATTATTGGTAAACGGGTAGCCGTCGTTGCCAACTTAAAAGCCCGAAAAATTATGGGTATTGAAAGCAGGGGCATGATACTGATGGCGCACGACGCGAAGGACGGACTTCGGTTTGTTGAAACCAAAGCCGCGCCCGGTTCATGCATAAATTAG
- the greA gene encoding transcription elongation factor GreA, with protein MKVNHLSKEGYQKLNDELRQLKTDGRKQVAADIEEARSKGDLSENAEYDAAKEAQGLLEKKIAELENALANARIIDEKNIDASKVYVLSTVTILNKKNNKKSTYTLVSPQEADFNTGKISVESPIGKGLLGKEAGDVVTVKVPAGMLELEILSIERIS; from the coding sequence GTGAAAGTAAATCATTTATCAAAAGAAGGCTATCAAAAGCTCAACGATGAACTGCGTCAGCTCAAAACAGATGGTCGCAAACAAGTGGCTGCGGACATCGAAGAAGCGCGTTCCAAAGGCGACCTGAGCGAAAATGCTGAGTATGATGCAGCAAAAGAAGCACAGGGGCTGCTCGAAAAGAAAATTGCCGAACTGGAAAATGCGCTCGCAAACGCCCGCATTATTGATGAAAAAAACATCGATGCTTCAAAAGTCTATGTGCTGTCAACGGTGACCATCCTCAACAAGAAGAACAACAAAAAAAGCACCTACACGCTGGTTTCACCACAGGAAGCGGATTTCAACACCGGAAAAATTTCAGTCGAATCACCTATCGGGAAAGGACTTCTCGGCAAAGAAGCGGGTGATGTCGTAACGGTTAAAGTCCCGGCCGGGATGCTCGAGCTCGAAATTCTGAGCATCGAACGAATCAGCTAA
- the accC gene encoding acetyl-CoA carboxylase biotin carboxylase subunit, with protein MFKKILIANRGEIALRVIRTCKEMGIKTVAVYSTADANSLHVRFADEAVCIGPPASRDSYLKIQRIIAAAAITNAEAIHPGYGFLAENAEFSRICEEHNIKFIGPSPDMISAMGDKSTAKAHMINYGVPVVPGSDGNISDLKRAEAIAKDIGYPVIIKATAGGGGRGMRIVQDPADFKRNFDSARQEAGSAFGNPEVYIEKFIENPRHVEIQVLGDRHGYITHLGERDCSLQRRHQKIMEESPSPIVEPWLREKMGDAAVRAAETVNYEGAGTVEFLVDKNLDFYFMEMNTRIQVEHPVTEEVTNADLIKNQIEVAFGEPLAHKPLKMRGHSIECRINAEDPEFNFRPSAGKITAFHLPGGHSVRVDTHAYSGYVVPPFYDSMIAKLIVSAPDRLQAIARMKRALEEFVIEGIKTTIPYHLQLMDHPAFLRGEFNTHFLEKEFKYNPNP; from the coding sequence ATGTTTAAGAAAATTCTTATTGCGAACAGAGGCGAAATTGCGCTGCGCGTAATTCGTACCTGCAAGGAAATGGGGATCAAGACTGTAGCCGTTTACTCTACAGCTGATGCCAACAGCCTGCACGTGCGTTTCGCTGACGAAGCAGTTTGTATTGGCCCCCCGGCTTCGAGAGACAGCTACCTCAAAATTCAGCGCATTATCGCAGCGGCGGCAATCACAAATGCCGAAGCGATTCATCCCGGCTACGGCTTCCTTGCTGAGAATGCGGAGTTTTCACGGATTTGTGAAGAGCACAACATTAAATTTATCGGGCCATCGCCGGATATGATCAGCGCGATGGGCGATAAGTCAACGGCCAAAGCACACATGATTAACTATGGTGTGCCGGTTGTTCCGGGCAGTGATGGCAATATTTCCGACCTCAAGCGGGCCGAAGCCATTGCCAAAGATATTGGCTACCCCGTCATTATTAAGGCAACAGCCGGTGGTGGTGGTCGCGGCATGCGGATCGTACAGGATCCGGCGGACTTCAAACGTAATTTCGATTCCGCGCGGCAGGAAGCCGGCAGTGCTTTCGGCAATCCCGAAGTGTATATCGAAAAGTTTATCGAAAACCCGCGACATGTTGAGATTCAGGTCCTTGGCGACCGGCACGGCTATATCACACACCTGGGTGAACGCGACTGTTCCCTGCAGCGCCGGCACCAAAAAATCATGGAAGAATCGCCTTCCCCTATCGTAGAGCCCTGGCTTCGCGAAAAAATGGGTGACGCGGCTGTTCGTGCAGCCGAAACCGTCAATTACGAAGGCGCCGGTACGGTTGAATTCCTGGTTGATAAAAACCTCGATTTCTATTTCATGGAGATGAATACGCGGATTCAGGTAGAGCATCCGGTCACGGAAGAAGTTACCAATGCCGATCTCATCAAGAATCAGATTGAAGTCGCCTTCGGGGAACCGCTTGCGCACAAACCGCTCAAAATGCGCGGTCATTCAATTGAGTGCCGCATCAACGCCGAAGATCCGGAATTCAACTTCCGTCCATCTGCCGGCAAGATTACCGCTTTCCACCTGCCCGGCGGTCACAGTGTGCGCGTTGATACACACGCCTACTCCGGTTATGTGGTGCCGCCTTTCTATGACTCGATGATTGCAAAACTCATCGTGAGTGCCCCCGACCGTCTGCAGGCTATTGCGCGCATGAAGCGTGCCCTCGAAGAATTCGTGATTGAAGGCATCAAAACAACCATCCCGTATCACCTTCAGCTCATGGATCACCCCGCTTTCCTGCGCGGTGAATTCAACACGCATTTCCTCGAAAAAGAATTTAAATACAATCCCAACCCTTAA
- the accB gene encoding acetyl-CoA carboxylase biotin carboxyl carrier protein codes for MDLKVIEKLLKLIDSSELNEVSIEEGELKVKVKKYAEPAPAPREQVIYTAAPAATAPAAPAAAPAPAAQAPAAPEAKEAAAPETGGQTIKSPIVGTYYAAPSPDDPDFVKVGDTVKKGDVLCIVEAMKIMNEIESEVSGKVVKILASNAQPVEFDQPLFIIETN; via the coding sequence ATGGACTTAAAAGTAATCGAAAAGCTGCTCAAACTCATTGATTCGAGTGAGCTGAATGAAGTTTCAATTGAAGAAGGCGAGCTTAAAGTTAAGGTGAAAAAATATGCTGAGCCTGCCCCAGCCCCGCGCGAACAGGTGATCTATACCGCTGCTCCCGCCGCAACTGCCCCTGCGGCTCCGGCCGCTGCTCCTGCACCCGCTGCACAGGCTCCCGCTGCCCCCGAAGCTAAAGAGGCTGCAGCCCCTGAAACAGGCGGGCAGACCATCAAGTCGCCCATTGTCGGCACTTATTACGCAGCTCCTTCTCCCGATGATCCTGACTTCGTAAAAGTCGGCGACACCGTCAAAAAAGGCGATGTGCTTTGTATTGTCGAAGCCATGAAGATCATGAATGAAATTGAAAGCGAAGTATCGGGTAAAGTGGTGAAAATCCTGGCTTCCAATGCGCAGCCCGTAGAGTTTGATCAGCCGCTGTTTATCATCGAAACCAACTGA
- a CDS encoding sodium-dependent transporter has translation MATTQTSGRGTWNSKLGFILAAAGSAVGLGNIWGYPTQVADNGGAAFILVYLICCLLIGLPVMIAELTIGRHTRKNPVGAFKKLDKSGFGAIIGYWGVLCGVMILSFYLVVSGWTLAYVFEQISSFAGNTGLAEFFGDLTNGPKNAVFTVVFMLFTVGIINGGVSNGIERATKVLMPFLLLMLVLMAGYVMTLEGSAEGVRRYLLPDFSLISIDLTLSALGQAFFSLSLGMGALITYGSYLKKNQNIVESAALVTVVDIFIALIAGLLIIPAMYVALNQGIQIFGEDGSLLSSATLVFTVLPQLFENIGGGFGLFISLSFFLLLGLAALTSAISLLEVPVAYVIDEHNISRKKASLIVGGVVLFFGIIISFDIGLIDIFVAIFNEIGLPLGGLMTCLFLTWIWKTGNAISEIESGFPGAANSGLVKTWSFFISYVCPVLIGIVFVTTVLNIIR, from the coding sequence TTGGCAACGACACAAACTTCCGGAAGAGGTACATGGAACAGCAAACTGGGTTTCATTCTTGCTGCGGCAGGCTCAGCTGTAGGATTAGGTAACATCTGGGGCTACCCCACACAGGTTGCAGACAATGGTGGAGCGGCCTTCATTCTGGTTTATCTCATTTGCTGCCTGCTTATCGGCTTACCGGTGATGATCGCGGAGCTGACCATTGGCAGGCATACCCGCAAGAACCCCGTTGGTGCGTTTAAAAAGCTCGATAAAAGCGGCTTTGGAGCCATTATCGGCTATTGGGGTGTTTTGTGCGGGGTGATGATTCTTTCCTTCTATCTGGTTGTTTCCGGATGGACCCTTGCCTACGTATTTGAACAAATTTCAAGCTTTGCCGGAAATACGGGCCTGGCTGAATTTTTTGGCGACCTCACCAACGGTCCCAAAAACGCGGTCTTCACCGTTGTGTTTATGCTGTTCACCGTAGGGATTATCAACGGGGGCGTCAGCAACGGGATTGAACGGGCTACGAAAGTCCTCATGCCTTTCCTGCTCTTAATGCTCGTACTCATGGCCGGCTATGTGATGACCCTTGAAGGGAGTGCAGAAGGTGTGCGGCGATACCTCTTGCCGGACTTCAGTTTAATCAGCATCGATCTGACCCTCTCGGCGCTGGGGCAGGCCTTTTTCTCTCTATCATTGGGGATGGGCGCGCTGATCACGTACGGCTCTTATCTGAAGAAAAATCAGAATATTGTTGAATCAGCGGCTCTGGTAACGGTCGTGGATATTTTTATCGCCCTAATTGCCGGGCTTCTCATCATTCCCGCCATGTATGTTGCGCTGAATCAGGGGATTCAGATTTTTGGGGAAGACGGCAGCCTGCTTTCCTCAGCTACGCTGGTATTCACGGTACTGCCGCAGCTCTTTGAGAACATTGGCGGAGGCTTTGGGTTGTTCATTTCCCTTTCCTTCTTTCTGTTGCTGGGTCTTGCAGCCCTCACTTCCGCCATATCGCTGCTGGAAGTGCCGGTCGCTTATGTGATTGATGAGCACAACATCTCGCGCAAAAAGGCCTCCCTCATTGTGGGCGGAGTTGTTCTGTTTTTCGGCATCATCATTTCCTTTGATATTGGGCTGATCGATATTTTTGTAGCTATTTTCAATGAAATCGGTCTGCCGCTCGGCGGACTTATGACCTGTCTGTTCCTGACCTGGATCTGGAAAACCGGAAATGCCATTTCAGAGATTGAAAGCGGATTCCCGGGTGCAGCTAACTCTGGTCTGGTTAAGACATGGTCCTTTTTTATCAGCTACGTCTGCCCGGTTCTGATCGGTATCGTATTCGTAACGACCGTGCTAAATATCATTAGGTGA
- a CDS encoding carbamoyltransferase family protein codes for MVILGISCYYHDSAAALLRDGVLIAAAQEERFTRKKHDPGFPHNAIQYCLKEARITLKEVDAVAFYDKPFLKFERILETYLAFVPKGILSAWKALPLWIREKLWISDRIRTELKYEGKLLFSEHHESHAASAFFPSPFTKAGVLTMDGVGEWATSSIGSGEGNRVKLLKELNFPHSLGLLYSAFTYFTGFRVNSGEYKLMGLAPYGEPVYAQQIFDELMDLRADGSFRLNMDYFDYGAGLKMTSKKFAKLFGGPARKPETQIGKREMDLAASIQVVTEEIMLRMAKHTVTLSGSRNLCLAGGVALNCVGNGKLLRSGVIDDLWIQPAAGDAGGAVGAAYVAHYHYYAQQRPNPVGDAMQGSYLGPAFSDEDINMFAESNGYRYRRMPEEQLIEATAEALAAGEVVGWFQGRMEFGPRALGNRSILGDPRSEVMQKNLNLKIKYRESFRPFAPSVLREQVSEWFSLDRESPYMLLVAHVTENHLRKTAPETRGFDKLYEQRSDIPAVTHVDNSARIQTVDGQWNPRYHALISAFHQKTDCPVLINTSFNVRGEPIVCTPEDAWRCFMRTKMDRLVMGSLVFLKKDQEKQAESDEWKEEFVLD; via the coding sequence ATGGTTATTCTTGGCATCTCATGCTACTATCACGATTCTGCAGCCGCTTTGCTGCGTGATGGCGTCCTGATAGCTGCTGCGCAGGAGGAGCGTTTTACCCGAAAAAAGCATGATCCGGGCTTCCCGCACAATGCCATTCAATACTGCCTCAAAGAGGCCCGCATTACCCTTAAAGAAGTAGACGCTGTTGCCTTCTACGATAAGCCTTTTCTCAAATTTGAGCGGATTTTAGAAACCTACCTTGCATTTGTACCGAAGGGGATTCTGAGTGCGTGGAAAGCCCTGCCCCTCTGGATTCGCGAAAAGCTGTGGATATCTGACCGCATCCGGACGGAATTGAAATATGAGGGCAAGCTGCTGTTTTCTGAGCACCATGAGTCGCATGCGGCTTCCGCTTTTTTCCCGTCTCCGTTTACCAAAGCGGGGGTTCTCACGATGGATGGCGTAGGCGAGTGGGCCACAAGCTCTATCGGTTCGGGGGAAGGGAACCGCGTAAAACTGCTCAAAGAGCTTAATTTCCCGCACTCCCTCGGTCTGCTTTATTCGGCTTTCACCTACTTTACCGGTTTTCGGGTTAACTCCGGTGAGTATAAACTCATGGGGCTCGCGCCCTACGGTGAACCTGTTTACGCGCAACAGATTTTCGATGAGCTGATGGACTTACGCGCTGACGGATCCTTCCGGCTCAATATGGATTATTTCGACTACGGCGCCGGGCTTAAAATGACCTCTAAAAAGTTTGCAAAGCTCTTTGGCGGTCCGGCACGAAAGCCCGAAACTCAAATCGGAAAACGAGAGATGGATCTCGCGGCTTCGATACAGGTGGTAACCGAAGAAATTATGCTGCGCATGGCAAAGCATACGGTCACGCTTTCCGGCAGCCGGAACCTGTGTCTCGCCGGCGGTGTAGCCCTCAACTGTGTAGGAAACGGAAAACTGTTGCGCAGCGGAGTGATCGATGATCTCTGGATTCAGCCTGCCGCGGGTGATGCAGGGGGCGCAGTTGGCGCGGCCTACGTGGCGCACTATCATTACTATGCGCAACAGCGCCCTAACCCTGTGGGCGACGCCATGCAGGGCAGTTATCTGGGGCCGGCTTTTTCGGATGAAGACATCAATATGTTTGCCGAATCCAACGGCTACCGGTATCGCCGCATGCCTGAAGAACAACTCATCGAAGCCACAGCCGAAGCACTTGCAGCCGGCGAGGTTGTAGGATGGTTTCAGGGACGAATGGAATTTGGTCCCCGCGCCTTAGGCAACCGCTCCATTTTGGGCGACCCGAGATCGGAAGTCATGCAAAAAAACCTCAATCTGAAAATCAAGTACCGCGAGAGCTTTCGTCCGTTTGCACCAAGCGTACTCCGGGAACAGGTCTCCGAGTGGTTCAGCCTCGACCGCGAAAGTCCCTACATGCTGCTGGTCGCGCATGTAACGGAAAACCATTTGCGCAAAACCGCGCCGGAAACACGCGGCTTCGACAAGCTTTACGAACAGCGCTCCGATATCCCGGCTGTAACACACGTCGATAACTCCGCACGGATTCAAACGGTTGACGGGCAGTGGAACCCCCGCTACCATGCGCTAATCAGTGCATTTCATCAAAAAACAGATTGCCCGGTACTTATCAATACCAGTTTCAATGTACGCGGTGAACCCATTGTCTGCACACCGGAAGACGCCTGGCGCTGTTTCATGCGCACGAAAATGGACCGCCTTGTGATGGGATCGCTGGTTTTTCTCAAAAAAGATCAGGAAAAGCAAGCTGAATCAGACGAATGGAAGGAGGAGTTTGTCCTTGACTAA
- a CDS encoding alpha-amylase family glycosyl hydrolase — protein sequence MTQSSKTVSADQPPLLLKAPNRPRLGCFPAESHTEFRLFCPRARAVTVEIFDSYEQTKGKRYPMNPNGDDIWQITLEGDFVGKLYGYHIQPPADEFFYRSRNADFVIADPYSKAVVARNHYLQHPRSLITAEEPFNWEGTSFVSPDDIRDLVIYEAHIKDLTSHSSAGSRWPGTYRGFADPEATGGINHLKKMGVNAVELLPLHKFAYFEPPHNEPISDGIINTWNVYGRNYWGYMTSFFFAPETIYASDGGIEPGAVTGRYNKAARELKNLVKTLHKNNITVILDVVFNHVSQYDLNPFKLIDKSYYFRLTEDGHYLSHSGCGNDFKTEAPMSRQLIVDSILYWMKEYHIDGFRFDLANLIDRETLQLIRQEAEKINPNVVLIAEPWGGGYDPVGFSNIGWASWNDQIRNGVKGSDPKNSKGFIFGHWHWESSREGLENFLAGTLLGRSNGRYHTSAHAVNYLESHDGYTLGDFIRIGLNPSKADQKHDRDEIARLGPAELRTAKLAALYLMASQGVPLIHAGQEWARTKVVEPMPNIKDPYAGRLDHNSYEKDNATNYLDFSHARLNTALVSYYRGLIALRLSAPALRKAKPGDLIFWNYSDSLHVTLQIKGEGSNDPYDYIITLNGNLHGVHRIHLPAGVWEVVVSPDIAGNDGFDVVAEYLNVEPTAGYILRKKRS from the coding sequence ATGACGCAAAGCAGTAAAACAGTCTCCGCTGATCAGCCCCCACTCTTATTAAAAGCGCCCAATCGTCCAAGACTCGGATGTTTCCCGGCCGAATCGCACACCGAATTCCGCTTATTTTGCCCAAGGGCCCGCGCGGTAACGGTTGAAATTTTTGACAGCTACGAGCAGACTAAAGGCAAAAGGTACCCCATGAATCCCAATGGGGATGACATTTGGCAAATCACCCTTGAAGGTGATTTTGTGGGAAAGCTTTACGGGTATCACATTCAGCCCCCGGCTGATGAATTCTTTTACCGCTCGCGTAATGCTGATTTTGTGATTGCTGATCCCTACAGCAAGGCCGTTGTGGCACGCAACCATTACCTGCAGCACCCCCGAAGCCTGATCACTGCGGAAGAGCCTTTTAATTGGGAGGGCACTTCATTTGTATCACCCGATGACATCCGTGATCTGGTGATTTATGAAGCGCACATCAAAGACCTTACAAGCCATTCCAGTGCAGGCTCGCGCTGGCCCGGAACCTACCGCGGCTTCGCTGACCCCGAAGCGACAGGAGGGATAAATCACCTTAAAAAGATGGGCGTGAATGCGGTTGAACTTTTGCCGCTGCACAAATTTGCCTACTTCGAGCCGCCACACAACGAGCCGATCAGTGATGGAATCATAAATACCTGGAATGTGTATGGCCGCAACTACTGGGGCTATATGACATCCTTCTTCTTTGCCCCTGAAACCATCTATGCTTCGGATGGCGGTATCGAGCCAGGTGCGGTTACCGGTCGCTACAACAAGGCGGCGCGGGAGCTTAAGAACTTGGTCAAAACGCTTCACAAAAACAATATCACGGTTATTCTGGATGTGGTGTTTAACCACGTTTCGCAGTACGATCTCAATCCTTTCAAACTGATTGATAAATCGTACTACTTTCGGCTAACCGAAGACGGGCATTACCTTTCGCACAGCGGCTGCGGCAACGATTTTAAAACGGAAGCCCCGATGTCGCGTCAGCTGATTGTCGATTCCATTTTATACTGGATGAAGGAGTACCATATTGATGGCTTCCGGTTTGACCTGGCGAACCTTATTGACCGCGAAACCCTGCAGCTGATACGGCAGGAAGCGGAAAAAATAAACCCCAATGTCGTCCTGATTGCAGAGCCATGGGGGGGCGGATACGACCCGGTCGGGTTTTCCAATATTGGCTGGGCTTCCTGGAATGATCAGATCCGCAACGGTGTGAAGGGCTCTGATCCCAAAAACAGCAAGGGCTTTATTTTCGGGCACTGGCACTGGGAAAGCTCCCGGGAAGGGCTCGAAAATTTCCTGGCCGGTACCTTACTGGGCCGAAGCAACGGGCGCTATCATACAAGCGCACACGCCGTCAACTATCTGGAATCCCATGACGGGTACACCCTGGGTGATTTTATCCGTATCGGGCTCAATCCATCCAAAGCCGACCAAAAGCACGACCGGGATGAGATCGCGCGGCTCGGTCCCGCAGAACTGCGGACGGCCAAACTTGCCGCGCTATATCTGATGGCTTCTCAGGGGGTCCCGCTGATTCACGCAGGTCAGGAGTGGGCTCGAACAAAAGTTGTAGAGCCCATGCCGAATATCAAAGATCCGTATGCGGGCCGGCTCGACCATAACAGCTATGAGAAAGATAACGCGACCAACTATCTCGATTTTTCACACGCCCGCTTAAATACCGCGCTGGTATCGTACTACCGCGGGCTGATTGCGCTGCGGCTGTCCGCTCCGGCGCTGCGCAAGGCCAAACCCGGCGATCTGATTTTCTGGAATTACAGCGACAGCCTGCACGTAACCCTGCAAATTAAAGGTGAAGGCAGCAATGACCCTTACGATTATATCATCACGCTAAACGGGAATCTGCACGGCGTACACCGCATTCATCTGCCGGCAGGTGTTTGGGAAGTTGTCGTATCGCCTGATATAGCCGGCAACGACGGGTTTGATGTTGTAGCTGAATATCTGAATGTTGAACCGACGGCCGGATACATCCTGAGAAAAAAACGCTCATAA
- a CDS encoding TrmH family RNA methyltransferase, which produces MRSYQKRTTRQILAENQQRTPPQQLRNAGVWLHNIRSMYNVGAAFRNCDAFGCGQLYLSGYTPRPPRPEISKTALGAEETVPWLYIEDPVAYLKQAKQNGVRLIGIEQTHESESLTAFRVESDDKTIFFFGNEVTGLDEDLLPLIDQCLEIPQFGFKHSLNVSVSVGTVLYHILLTSEKK; this is translated from the coding sequence ATGCGCTCATATCAAAAAAGAACGACCCGTCAGATTCTGGCTGAAAACCAGCAAAGGACTCCGCCACAGCAGCTTCGTAATGCCGGTGTATGGCTCCATAATATCCGGAGCATGTATAATGTGGGGGCGGCATTTCGGAATTGCGACGCCTTTGGGTGCGGGCAGCTGTATCTCTCCGGATATACCCCGCGGCCGCCCCGCCCCGAAATCTCCAAAACCGCGCTTGGGGCAGAAGAAACCGTGCCCTGGCTTTACATCGAAGATCCCGTAGCCTATCTGAAGCAGGCAAAGCAGAACGGAGTTAGGCTAATCGGTATAGAGCAGACCCATGAGTCGGAATCTCTAACGGCATTCAGGGTTGAGTCTGATGACAAAACCATATTCTTTTTCGGCAATGAAGTAACTGGTCTTGATGAAGACCTTCTTCCCCTGATCGATCAGTGTCTTGAGATTCCGCAGTTCGGATTTAAACATTCTCTCAATGTTTCGGTCAGCGTAGGTACGGTACTCTATCACATTCTCCTTACTTCAGAAAAAAAATAA